The Xanthomonas sontii genome contains a region encoding:
- a CDS encoding protein-glutamate O-methyltransferase CheR — protein sequence MTSHDTITEQEFGRFQRFIFDAAGITISPAKKAMLCGRLGKRLKAHSLQTYTQYLKLLESREGSGEVQTAIDLLTTNETYFFREPKHFDLLRSIAAAHTGSTPFRCWSAASSSGEEAYSMAMVLDDTLQGRPYEVVGTDISTRVLAKARTGHYPLLRIEHMPPAMLKRYCLKGRGEYEGSMLIDRKIRDHVRFLHANLNATLPNLGQFDVVFLRNVMIYFNGQTKREVVARVLGTLKRGGIFCIGHSESLNDVNGDVVQIAPSVYRKP from the coding sequence ATGACCAGCCACGACACCATCACCGAGCAGGAATTCGGCCGGTTCCAGCGCTTCATCTTCGACGCCGCCGGCATCACCATCTCGCCGGCCAAGAAGGCCATGCTGTGCGGGCGCCTGGGCAAGCGCCTGAAGGCGCATTCGCTGCAGACCTACACCCAGTACCTCAAGCTGCTGGAAAGCCGCGAGGGCAGCGGCGAGGTGCAGACCGCGATCGACCTGCTGACCACCAACGAAACCTATTTCTTCCGCGAACCCAAGCACTTCGACCTGCTGCGCAGCATCGCCGCCGCGCACACCGGCAGTACGCCGTTCCGTTGCTGGAGCGCGGCCAGTTCCAGCGGCGAGGAGGCCTACAGCATGGCCATGGTGCTGGACGATACCCTGCAGGGCCGCCCCTACGAGGTGGTCGGCACCGACATCAGCACGCGCGTGCTGGCCAAGGCGCGGACCGGCCATTATCCGCTGCTGCGCATCGAGCACATGCCGCCGGCCATGCTCAAGCGCTACTGCCTCAAGGGCCGCGGCGAGTACGAGGGCAGCATGCTGATCGACCGCAAGATCCGCGACCATGTGCGCTTCCTGCACGCCAACCTCAACGCGACGCTGCCCAACCTGGGCCAGTTCGACGTGGTGTTCCTGCGCAACGTGATGATCTACTTCAACGGCCAGACCAAGCGCGAAGTGGTGGCGCGGGTGCTCGGCACGCTCAAGCGCGGCGGCATCTTCTGCATCGGCCACTCCGAAAGCCTCAACGACGTCAACGGCGACGTGGTGCAGATCGCGCCGTCGGTGTACCGCAAGCCATGA